In Merismopedia glauca CCAP 1448/3, the following proteins share a genomic window:
- a CDS encoding UvrD-helicase domain-containing protein has translation MYVYISSEVKNNHPQQLKAIEDMQKRIEGGDPLLFGLLFSPRFPLWIKKIWGGWRLIATLISVEDEQILCCTHLLTRGGHDYRNFLDNHEIWGHNNITLNQEQLRQWLQERQQVKPREKLVLPNKAWEWLRKPELLQPENRTIFESKEWVEQWSDRQSGINDNWSTFHRIVVHLLENDRKDYKIEDYKIEKTIQAQVKVCIEPQTNCAIVYSKVNPSDAPEREIWFLLKAFTKRPTQTEIAQLGHRLGLFGAAVNRDLFAQPVTADNLARFARRSYPDYLVYDPEIWHSLEEETEANLALSGEEEELLHNMQFPAFINGRAGSGKSTMLHYAFAYYADLYLKQVHESGNESLRPLFLTYSDRLTNRARDVVKQILISHVQYIANIRTYLQPDSLNLLDGCFESFQSFLLQQLPPEDVDLFKKENYVSFHRFKQLYQHSFPNPRHNAEICWHAIRTYIKGFDFTERGGELIDIEEYRNELCQADKSIADDVFADIYRTVWDWYQKLQREQHYWDDQDLVRKVLQNMVEGDGLQHGYAAIFCDEAQDFTRLELQLIFRLSMWSQYRLLPPIQSLPFAFAGDPMQTLNPTGFDWNQIRAAFYERILIPIDPENQIGLRDRTMLRDLQQNYRSTRGIVRFSNVVHLWRRILFNLNNLNPQTPWWKSEGVCPPLKGIIDGNIGNITVTELHSIANGDAIFILPCNDGGELAFLRDLPKMKQIFPEIEKNEIPLRVYSSVAVKGMEFSPVVVCGFGEYFAREFEDSCLENLQVDSKNLKLQYFLNKLYVALSRSTRILGIIQYGSVKEKVVSLANERCGIQPIIQRQ, from the coding sequence ATGTATGTATATATCAGTTCCGAAGTTAAAAATAATCATCCACAACAGTTGAAGGCAATTGAAGATATGCAAAAACGAATTGAAGGAGGAGATCCTTTACTCTTCGGTTTGCTCTTCAGTCCTCGCTTTCCACTTTGGATTAAAAAAATCTGGGGAGGTTGGCGACTGATTGCGACGCTGATTTCAGTTGAGGACGAGCAAATATTGTGTTGTACTCATCTATTAACTAGGGGAGGTCATGATTATCGAAATTTTCTAGATAATCATGAAATATGGGGACATAACAATATTACGCTTAATCAAGAACAGTTGCGCCAATGGTTACAAGAGCGTCAGCAGGTAAAACCTAGAGAAAAACTGGTCTTGCCCAACAAAGCCTGGGAGTGGTTACGCAAACCAGAACTTTTACAGCCCGAAAATCGGACTATTTTTGAAAGTAAAGAGTGGGTAGAGCAGTGGAGCGATCGCCAGTCAGGCATTAACGATAATTGGTCAACCTTTCACCGAATAGTGGTACATCTACTTGAAAATGATCGAAAAGACTACAAAATAGAAGACTACAAAATAGAAAAAACAATACAGGCACAAGTTAAAGTATGTATTGAACCTCAGACAAATTGCGCGATCGTCTATAGCAAAGTCAATCCTAGCGATGCCCCAGAACGCGAAATCTGGTTTTTGCTCAAAGCATTCACCAAACGTCCCACACAGACCGAAATTGCTCAACTAGGTCACAGATTGGGCTTATTTGGTGCGGCTGTCAATCGAGACTTGTTCGCACAGCCCGTTACAGCAGATAATTTAGCGCGGTTTGCACGTCGTTCTTATCCCGATTATTTAGTTTACGACCCTGAAATTTGGCACAGTTTAGAGGAGGAGACTGAAGCAAATTTGGCACTTTCTGGAGAAGAAGAAGAATTATTGCATAATATGCAGTTTCCGGCTTTTATCAATGGACGGGCTGGCAGTGGCAAATCGACTATGCTGCACTATGCGTTTGCCTATTATGCAGATCTCTACCTCAAACAAGTTCATGAGTCGGGAAATGAATCCTTACGCCCCTTGTTTTTAACATACAGCGATCGCCTGACCAATCGAGCGCGGGATGTCGTCAAACAGATTTTAATCAGTCACGTTCAATATATAGCTAATATTAGAACTTATTTGCAACCAGACAGCCTCAACCTTCTTGATGGATGTTTTGAGTCTTTCCAAAGCTTTTTGTTGCAGCAGTTACCTCCTGAAGATGTTGACCTTTTTAAGAAGGAAAATTATGTCTCCTTCCACCGCTTCAAACAACTGTATCAGCACTCTTTTCCCAATCCTAGACACAACGCTGAAATTTGTTGGCACGCTATTCGTACCTATATCAAAGGCTTCGACTTCACGGAACGCGGAGGAGAGTTGATAGATATAGAAGAGTATCGTAATGAATTATGCCAAGCTGACAAAAGCATTGCTGACGATGTTTTTGCAGACATCTATCGTACTGTCTGGGACTGGTATCAAAAGCTCCAGCGAGAACAGCACTACTGGGACGACCAAGATTTAGTGCGGAAAGTTTTGCAAAATATGGTAGAAGGTGATGGATTGCAACATGGCTATGCTGCTATCTTCTGCGATGAGGCACAAGATTTCACTCGGCTTGAATTACAGCTAATTTTTCGGTTATCGATGTGGTCGCAATACCGCTTGTTGCCACCTATTCAAAGTTTACCTTTCGCCTTTGCTGGCGATCCAATGCAGACTTTAAATCCTACAGGGTTTGACTGGAACCAAATTCGTGCTGCTTTTTACGAGCGCATCTTAATTCCTATCGATCCAGAAAATCAAATTGGTTTGCGCGATCGCACCATGTTGCGAGATTTGCAGCAAAACTATCGCTCGACTAGGGGAATCGTTCGGTTTAGTAACGTGGTTCATCTGTGGCGACGAATTTTGTTTAACCTCAATAATTTGAATCCGCAAACTCCTTGGTGGAAAAGCGAAGGTGTCTGTCCTCCCCTCAAGGGAATTATAGACGGCAATATTGGCAATATTACAGTAACGGAACTGCATAGTATTGCTAATGGAGATGCTATCTTCATCCTCCCTTGCAATGATGGTGGAGAATTAGCTTTTTTGCGCGATTTACCGAAAATGAAGCAAATATTTCCAGAGATAGAAAAAAATGAAATTCCCCTCCGAGTTTACAGTTCTGTTGCTGTCAAAGGGATGGAATTTTCTCCGGTAGTTGTCTGCGGGTTTGGCGAATACTTTGCTAGGGAATTTGAAGATAGCTGTTTAGAAAACTTACAGGTAGATTCCAAAAATCTCAAGTTACAGTACTTTCTCAACAAGCTTTATGTAGCCCTTAGTCGCTCGACGAGAATCTTGGGCATAATTCAATACGGTTCAGTTAAAGAAAAAGTTGTTAGTTTGGCTAACGAGAGATGTGGCATTCAGCCCATCATCCAGAGACAATAA
- a CDS encoding pseudouridine synthase has protein sequence MSQRLQKILSQWGVASRRHAERMILAGRIKVNGQTAQLGQNADPQVDRIEVDNCIIQPQGRPQLLYILLNKPLSTVTTCNDQRGRTTVLDLLPTELTHSQGLHPVGRLDAESTGALLLTNDGELTFGLTHPRHCIPKTYEVWVKGHPPESVLQLWREGVMLLGRKTLPASVKIIKEEDSQTLLQVILKEGRNRQIRRIAKQLGYPVIALHRTAIGSLNLKSDERSLASGKYRFLEPQEVQILQENIQQIFLDVEKI, from the coding sequence ATGTCTCAAAGATTACAGAAAATCTTATCTCAATGGGGTGTAGCTTCTCGCCGTCACGCCGAACGGATGATTCTCGCTGGTAGAATTAAAGTTAACGGTCAAACGGCTCAACTCGGACAAAATGCAGATCCCCAAGTTGACCGCATCGAAGTAGATAACTGCATTATCCAACCTCAAGGGCGACCCCAGTTACTTTACATTCTACTGAATAAACCTTTAAGTACGGTTACTACCTGTAACGACCAGCGAGGACGAACAACAGTATTAGATTTACTTCCGACTGAATTGACACATAGTCAAGGTTTGCACCCTGTAGGACGGTTAGATGCGGAATCTACGGGTGCATTACTACTAACCAATGACGGAGAGTTAACCTTTGGTTTAACTCATCCTCGCCATTGTATCCCCAAAACCTATGAAGTTTGGGTTAAAGGTCATCCTCCTGAGTCAGTTTTGCAGCTTTGGCGGGAAGGAGTGATGCTATTAGGTCGAAAAACTCTACCTGCTAGCGTCAAGATTATTAAGGAAGAAGATAGCCAAACCTTATTACAAGTTATTCTGAAAGAAGGTAGGAATCGGCAAATTAGGAGGATCGCTAAACAGTTAGGCTACCCTGTAATTGCTTTGCATCGAACTGCGATTGGTTCGTTAAACTTAAAGAGTGATGAGCGATCGCTCGCCAGTGGAAAATATCGGTTTTTAGAACCCCAAGAAGTCCAGATTTTACAAGAAAACATTCAACAAATATTTTTAGACGTAGAAAAAATTTGA
- a CDS encoding helix-turn-helix domain-containing protein: MQTRVSVDREEQIEKLKEIGALLKESRREKSISLEEVAAKTQIRVSLLKAIESGQIDPLPEPVYTRGLIKQFGDTLGLNGKEIANDFPLSYAPKLMKSYWINLRPTQVRPLHLYLLYILLVIGSVNYISYLLNQATVKTTSKIADRQSDQSIVSSSDRTSIRVSSVNQNLNTNNGLPDQSLRVGIALKSSSWIRVVADGKTEFEGVLESGQQRTWIAKQQLTVTAQNAGGVMVALNDQKAKQLGKPGQPKEVTFGNNRKS; encoded by the coding sequence ATGCAAACAAGAGTGTCTGTAGATCGAGAAGAGCAAATCGAGAAACTGAAAGAGATAGGCGCTTTATTAAAGGAATCTCGGCGAGAAAAGTCAATTTCATTGGAAGAAGTAGCAGCCAAGACCCAAATCCGCGTGTCCTTGCTCAAAGCAATAGAATCAGGGCAAATAGATCCTCTACCAGAACCAGTTTATACCAGAGGTTTAATTAAGCAATTTGGTGATACTTTAGGATTAAATGGTAAAGAAATAGCTAACGATTTTCCTTTATCATATGCACCAAAATTAATGAAGTCTTATTGGATTAATTTACGCCCAACTCAAGTAAGACCATTACACCTTTATCTTTTATATATTCTATTAGTTATTGGCTCGGTAAATTATATTTCTTATTTACTCAATCAAGCCACCGTCAAAACTACTAGTAAAATTGCCGATCGACAGAGCGATCAAAGTATAGTATCTAGTTCAGATCGTACTTCAATACGTGTTTCATCTGTCAACCAAAATTTAAATACCAACAATGGCTTACCAGACCAGTCTTTACGGGTTGGGATCGCTTTGAAGTCTTCATCATGGATTCGAGTTGTAGCTGATGGGAAAACCGAGTTTGAAGGGGTACTAGAATCAGGACAGCAGCGCACCTGGATCGCCAAGCAGCAATTAACTGTAACCGCCCAAAATGCAGGGGGGGTGATGGTAGCTTTAAATGACCAAAAAGCGAAACAATTAGGTAAACCAGGTCAGCCGAAAGAGGTTACTTTTGGTAATAACCGTAAATCTTAA
- the grxD gene encoding Grx4 family monothiol glutaredoxin: MTPEVQQRIDDLVKQHKILVFMKGNKLMPQCGFSNNVVQILNSLGVSYHTIDILADPEIRQGIKEYSNWPTIPQIYINGEFVGGSDVAIELYQNGELQQMVEVALAS; the protein is encoded by the coding sequence ATGACTCCAGAAGTACAACAACGGATTGATGATTTAGTTAAACAGCATAAAATCCTGGTATTCATGAAGGGTAATAAACTAATGCCCCAATGTGGATTTTCCAACAATGTCGTGCAAATTCTCAATTCTTTAGGGGTGTCTTACCATACAATCGATATTTTGGCAGATCCGGAAATACGTCAAGGTATCAAAGAATATTCTAACTGGCCAACTATCCCTCAAATTTATATTAATGGGGAATTCGTTGGTGGTTCGGATGTAGCCATTGAATTGTACCAAAATGGAGAATTACAGCAAATGGTTGAGGTGGCTTTAGCTTCTTGA
- a CDS encoding BolA family protein: MINSQQVEAMIKQSLPDAEVQVQDLTGGGDHYQAVVVSAAFAGKTLVQQHQLVYGALKSAMATEAIHALALKTYTPEAWLSAKTA; encoded by the coding sequence ATGATTAATTCCCAACAGGTTGAGGCGATGATTAAACAAAGCCTCCCAGATGCTGAAGTCCAGGTACAAGATTTAACTGGTGGTGGCGATCATTATCAAGCGGTTGTGGTTTCTGCCGCTTTTGCAGGTAAAACCTTGGTACAACAGCACCAGTTGGTATATGGTGCGCTAAAATCGGCAATGGCGACAGAAGCGATTCATGCCTTGGCTTTGAAAACTTATACTCCTGAAGCCTGGTTATCTGCAAAGACAGCTTAA